One genomic segment of Mycolicibacterium gilvum includes these proteins:
- a CDS encoding NCS1 family nucleobase:cation symporter-1: MSETRDLPPSAVVGAHDIVEAAGHPVGSGVIKDDYDPRLTNEDLAPLGKQTWSSYNIFAFWMSDVHSVGGYVTAGSLFALGLASWQVLIALLVGIVIVNIFCNLVAKPSQQAGVPYPVVCRSSFGVLGANIPAIIRGLIAVAWYGIQTYLASAALDVVLLKLFPGLAPYADVDQYGFTGLSLLGWCSFMLLWVLQACVFWRGMESIRKFIDFCGPAVYVVMFILCGYLLWKSDWHIGLSLGGEKQGNTLVVMLGAIALVVSYFSGPMLNFGDFARYGRSFEAVKKGNFLGLPINFLVFSLLVVLTASATVPVFGELLTDPVETVARIDSTTAIVLGALTFSIATIGINIVANFISPAFDFSNVSPQKISWRMGGMIAAVGSVLLTPWNLYSNPEVIHYTLETLGAFIGPLFGVLICDFYLVRKQKIVVDDLFRMTGTGNYWYTKGYNPAAVAATIVGALLAVIPVLLGGYVAGMSTAAQYSWFIGCGVAFGLYYLFATRGPWRMTALRLPQGAELVEG, translated from the coding sequence ATGTCAGAGACCCGGGATCTCCCTCCCAGCGCCGTCGTCGGCGCCCACGACATCGTCGAAGCCGCAGGCCATCCGGTCGGCTCGGGCGTCATCAAGGACGACTACGACCCGCGACTGACCAACGAGGACCTCGCACCGCTGGGAAAGCAGACGTGGAGCTCGTACAACATCTTCGCGTTCTGGATGTCCGACGTGCACAGCGTCGGCGGCTACGTCACCGCGGGCAGCCTGTTCGCCCTCGGCCTGGCCAGCTGGCAGGTGCTGATCGCGCTGCTGGTCGGCATCGTCATCGTGAACATCTTCTGCAACCTGGTGGCCAAGCCCAGCCAGCAGGCCGGCGTCCCGTACCCGGTGGTGTGCCGCAGCTCCTTCGGGGTGCTCGGCGCCAACATCCCCGCCATCATCCGCGGCCTGATCGCGGTGGCGTGGTACGGCATCCAGACCTATCTCGCCTCGGCGGCCCTGGATGTCGTGCTGCTCAAGCTGTTTCCCGGTCTGGCCCCCTACGCCGACGTCGACCAGTACGGGTTCACCGGTCTGTCGCTGCTGGGCTGGTGCAGCTTCATGCTGCTGTGGGTGCTGCAGGCATGCGTCTTCTGGCGCGGCATGGAGTCGATCCGCAAGTTCATCGATTTCTGCGGCCCGGCCGTCTACGTGGTGATGTTCATCCTGTGCGGCTACCTGCTGTGGAAGTCGGACTGGCACATCGGGTTGAGCCTCGGCGGGGAGAAGCAGGGCAACACCCTCGTGGTCATGCTCGGGGCGATCGCGCTGGTCGTCTCGTACTTCTCCGGCCCGATGCTCAACTTCGGCGACTTCGCCCGCTACGGCCGCAGCTTCGAGGCGGTCAAGAAGGGCAACTTCCTGGGCCTCCCGATCAACTTCCTGGTGTTCTCGCTGTTGGTGGTGCTGACCGCGTCCGCGACCGTACCGGTGTTCGGCGAGCTGCTGACCGACCCGGTCGAGACCGTCGCGCGCATCGACAGCACCACCGCGATCGTGCTCGGTGCGCTGACGTTCTCCATCGCGACGATCGGCATCAACATCGTCGCGAACTTCATCAGCCCGGCGTTCGACTTCTCCAACGTCAGCCCGCAGAAGATCAGCTGGCGCATGGGCGGCATGATCGCCGCGGTCGGATCGGTGCTGCTGACACCGTGGAACCTGTACTCCAACCCCGAGGTCATCCACTACACGCTGGAGACCCTCGGCGCGTTCATCGGTCCGCTGTTCGGCGTGCTGATCTGTGATTTCTACCTGGTCCGCAAGCAGAAGATCGTCGTCGACGACCTGTTCCGGATGACCGGCACGGGCAACTACTGGTACACGAAGGGCTACAACCCGGCCGCGGTGGCGGCGACGATCGTCGGTGCGCTTCTGGCCGTGATCCCGGTCCTGCTGGGCGGTTACGTCGCCGGCATGTCCACTGCGGCGCAGTACAGCTGGTTCATCGGGTGCGGCGTGGCGTTCGGTCTCTACTACCTGTTCGCCACGCGTGGGCCGTGGCGGATGACGGCGCTGCGGCTGCCGCAGGGCGCCGAACTCGTCGAGGGCTGA
- a CDS encoding PadR family transcriptional regulator: protein MSLRMAALGLLAQHPASGYDLLKKFEASMANVWPATQSQLYSELNKLADDGLIEVTAIGARGRKEYGITSPGRDELRRWVMDFHDDPPQRSSALLRVFLLSAVPPEEAGKYMRAVADHAERDLARYEALRDAVPWNPSDDDDFYGRAALEFGLRQAAMTADWARWVADGIHDRHR from the coding sequence ATGAGCCTTCGGATGGCGGCGCTGGGCCTGCTGGCCCAACACCCCGCTAGCGGCTATGACCTGCTGAAGAAGTTCGAGGCATCGATGGCCAACGTGTGGCCGGCGACGCAGAGCCAGCTCTACTCCGAGCTCAACAAGCTGGCCGACGACGGATTGATCGAGGTCACCGCGATCGGTGCGCGGGGTCGCAAGGAGTACGGCATCACCTCGCCGGGGCGCGACGAATTGCGCCGCTGGGTGATGGATTTCCACGACGATCCGCCGCAGCGCAGCAGCGCCCTGCTGCGGGTTTTCCTGCTGTCCGCGGTCCCGCCGGAGGAGGCGGGCAAGTACATGCGCGCGGTCGCCGACCACGCCGAACGCGATCTCGCGCGCTACGAGGCGCTGCGCGACGCCGTGCCGTGGAACCCGTCCGATGACGACGACTTCTACGGGCGGGCGGCGCTCGAGTTCGGGCTGCGCCAGGCGGCGATGACGGCCGACTGGGCGCGCTGGGTGGCCGACGGGATCCACGACCGGCACCGGTGA
- a CDS encoding PadR family transcriptional regulator — MSSPFSPPDNPFERRGFGFGFGPADRRVLHERRRQARREFRDHVREHRGDAGFGAGFGAFGGGADFGPGFGFGPGGRRGGPRGRSRRGDVRAAILKLLTDRPMHGYEMIQEINERSRHMWKPSPGSVYPTLQLLVDEGLIVSTEAEGSKKLFELTDEGRAAVEKIDTAPWDAMADQADPAALSLRNAAGQLMGAVAQSAHAATAEQQQRILDIVNNARREIYTVLGED; from the coding sequence ATGAGCTCCCCGTTCTCACCCCCTGACAATCCGTTCGAGCGCCGCGGTTTCGGCTTCGGCTTCGGGCCCGCCGACCGGCGCGTCCTGCACGAACGGCGCCGACAGGCCCGCCGCGAGTTCCGTGACCACGTCCGCGAACACCGCGGCGACGCCGGCTTTGGGGCCGGCTTCGGCGCGTTCGGCGGAGGCGCCGATTTCGGACCCGGCTTCGGGTTCGGCCCCGGCGGGCGCCGCGGTGGCCCCCGCGGACGCAGCCGGCGCGGCGACGTCCGTGCCGCCATCCTCAAGCTGCTCACCGATCGACCGATGCACGGCTACGAGATGATCCAGGAGATCAACGAGCGCAGCCGCCACATGTGGAAGCCCAGCCCGGGCTCGGTGTACCCGACCCTGCAGCTTCTCGTCGACGAAGGGCTGATCGTCTCGACCGAGGCCGAGGGCAGCAAGAAGCTGTTCGAGCTGACCGACGAGGGGCGTGCAGCCGTCGAGAAGATCGATACCGCCCCGTGGGACGCGATGGCCGATCAGGCCGATCCCGCCGCGCTCTCCCTGCGCAACGCCGCCGGTCAGCTGATGGGCGCTGTCGCGCAATCGGCGCACGCCGCGACGGCCGAGCAGCAGCAGCGCATCCTCGACATCGTGAACAACGCCCGCCGCGAGATCTACACCGTCCTCGGAGAAGACTGA
- a CDS encoding oxidoreductase produces the protein MDTFPLGSYTVGRVGFGAMQLPGPGVFGPPRDHAQALAVLRRVVELGIDHIDTAQIYGPNVANELIREALHPYADGLALVSKVGGKRDEQGNWLPAQEPDDLRRQLEENLRTLDTDRLAAVNLRAFNHDDPSVPAELDRDLFDRQLTAMIAARDEGLIAGIGLSNVSAEHLRAALERTEIVCVQNAYNLLDRTSQPVLDLSREHGIAFVPFFPLGSGFLPDNPVLNHPAVVREARRLGRTPAQIVLAWTLSVASNVLLIPGTSSVAHLEENTAVRDIVLDDETKRELDAAA, from the coding sequence ATGGACACGTTCCCCCTCGGCTCGTACACGGTCGGTCGCGTCGGTTTCGGCGCGATGCAGCTTCCCGGCCCCGGCGTCTTCGGCCCGCCCCGCGATCACGCTCAGGCCCTCGCGGTGCTCCGGCGCGTCGTGGAGCTCGGCATCGACCACATCGACACCGCGCAGATCTACGGACCGAACGTCGCCAACGAACTGATCAGGGAGGCGCTGCACCCCTATGCCGACGGCCTCGCGCTGGTCAGCAAGGTCGGCGGCAAGCGCGACGAGCAGGGCAACTGGCTGCCCGCACAGGAGCCCGACGACCTGCGCAGGCAGCTCGAGGAGAACCTGCGCACGCTCGACACCGACCGGCTCGCGGCGGTGAACCTGCGCGCGTTCAACCACGACGACCCGTCGGTACCCGCCGAGCTGGACCGGGACCTGTTCGACCGGCAGCTCACCGCGATGATCGCCGCGCGCGACGAGGGCCTGATCGCGGGTATCGGGTTGAGCAATGTCAGCGCCGAGCACCTGCGCGCCGCGCTGGAGCGCACCGAGATCGTGTGCGTTCAGAACGCCTACAACCTGCTCGACCGCACGTCGCAGCCGGTACTGGACCTCAGCCGGGAGCACGGCATCGCGTTCGTGCCGTTCTTCCCGCTCGGCTCGGGCTTCCTGCCCGACAACCCGGTGCTCAACCACCCGGCCGTGGTGCGCGAAGCGCGCAGGCTCGGACGCACGCCGGCGCAGATCGTGCTGGCGTGGACGCTGTCGGTGGCGTCGAACGTGCTACTGATCCCGGGCACGTCCTCGGTGGCGCACCTGGAGGAGAACACGGCCGTGCGCGACATCGTTCTCGACGACGAAACCAAGCGGGAGCTGGACGCCGCGGCGTGA
- a CDS encoding peptide chain release factor 3: MTNSTADASTTAAKRSDRVSTEAQRRRTFAVISHPDAGKSTLTEALVLHAKAITEAGAIHGKQGRRATVSDWMEMEKARGISITSTALQFPYTTQSGDTCVINLLDTPGHADFSEDTYRVLTAVDSAVMLIDAAKGLEPQTLKLFQVCAHRRIPIITVINKWDRPGRHALELMDEINERIGLRPTPLTWPVGIAGDFKGVLDRRTGKFIRFTRTAGGATAAPEEHIDADKAHDAAGVDWDNAVEESELLEADGADFDPDSFLDCTSTPVLFTSAALNFGVNQLLDVLAALAPSPSGQLDVDGNRREAAAPFSAFVFKVQAGMDSAHRDRIAYARVCSGTFERGDVLTHATTGKPFVTKYAQSVFGRERSTLDTAWPGDVIGLANANALRPGDTLYQDVAVQFPPIPSFSPEHFSVARGTDPSKHKQFRKGIEQLDQEGVVQVLRSDRRGDQAPVLAAVGPMQFEVASHRMAAEFSAPIELESLPYQVARICDPADAEALQKMAAVEVFTRTDGVLLAVFSTKWRLETVQRDNPDIVLRELVAAGQE, from the coding sequence ATGACCAACTCCACCGCCGATGCGTCGACGACGGCGGCCAAACGATCCGATCGCGTCTCGACCGAAGCGCAGCGCCGCAGAACGTTCGCCGTCATCAGCCACCCCGACGCAGGCAAGTCCACTCTGACCGAAGCGCTGGTCCTGCACGCCAAGGCGATCACCGAGGCGGGCGCCATCCACGGCAAGCAGGGCCGCCGCGCCACCGTGTCGGACTGGATGGAGATGGAGAAGGCCCGTGGCATCTCCATCACCTCGACCGCGCTGCAGTTCCCGTACACCACGCAGTCCGGCGACACCTGCGTGATCAATCTGCTGGACACCCCGGGCCACGCCGACTTCTCCGAGGACACCTACCGGGTGCTGACGGCCGTCGACTCCGCGGTGATGCTGATCGACGCGGCCAAGGGCCTGGAGCCGCAGACGCTCAAGCTGTTCCAGGTCTGCGCGCACCGGCGAATCCCGATCATCACGGTGATCAACAAATGGGACCGGCCGGGCCGGCACGCCCTCGAGCTGATGGACGAGATCAACGAGCGCATCGGATTGCGGCCGACGCCGTTGACCTGGCCGGTCGGCATCGCCGGAGACTTCAAGGGCGTGCTGGACCGCCGCACCGGAAAGTTCATCCGTTTCACCCGCACCGCGGGCGGTGCGACCGCCGCGCCCGAGGAGCACATCGACGCCGACAAGGCCCACGACGCGGCCGGAGTCGACTGGGACAACGCGGTCGAGGAGTCCGAGCTTCTTGAGGCCGACGGCGCCGACTTCGATCCCGACTCGTTCCTCGACTGCACCTCGACGCCGGTGCTGTTCACCTCGGCGGCGCTGAACTTCGGGGTCAACCAGCTGCTCGATGTTCTCGCCGCGCTGGCACCGTCCCCGAGCGGCCAGCTCGACGTCGACGGCAACCGCCGCGAGGCGGCGGCGCCGTTCTCCGCGTTCGTCTTCAAGGTGCAGGCGGGCATGGACTCCGCCCACCGCGACCGGATCGCCTACGCGAGAGTGTGTTCGGGCACCTTCGAGCGCGGCGATGTGCTCACCCACGCGACCACCGGCAAACCCTTCGTGACGAAGTACGCCCAGTCGGTCTTCGGACGGGAGCGTTCGACGCTGGACACCGCGTGGCCCGGCGACGTGATCGGGTTGGCCAACGCCAACGCGCTGCGGCCCGGCGACACCCTGTATCAGGATGTCGCCGTGCAGTTCCCGCCGATCCCGAGCTTCTCCCCGGAGCACTTCTCAGTCGCGCGCGGCACCGATCCGAGCAAGCACAAGCAGTTCCGCAAGGGCATCGAGCAGCTCGACCAGGAAGGCGTCGTGCAGGTGCTGCGATCGGACCGTCGCGGCGATCAGGCGCCGGTGCTCGCGGCCGTGGGACCGATGCAGTTCGAGGTGGCCAGCCACCGGATGGCGGCCGAGTTCAGCGCCCCGATCGAGCTGGAGTCGCTGCCGTATCAGGTCGCACGGATCTGCGACCCGGCCGACGCCGAGGCGCTGCAGAAGATGGCCGCTGTGGAGGTGTTCACCCGCACCGACGGTGTGCTGCTCGCGGTGTTCTCGACGAAGTGGCGTCTGGAGACGGTGCAGCGCGACAATCCGGACATCGTGCTGCGCGAACTGGTCGCGGCGGGCCAAGAGTAG
- the glpK gene encoding glycerol kinase GlpK, translating to MADFVAAIDQGTTSTRCMIFDHDGAEVGRHQLEHEQLLPKAGWVEHNPVEIWERTGSVLASALNATKLATTDLAALGITNQRETSLVWNRHTGRPYYNAIVWQDTRTDRIASALDRDGRGDVIRRKAGLPPATYFSGGKLQWLLENVDGLRADAEKGDALFGTTDTWVLWNLTGGHRGGVHVTDVTNASRTMLMNLETLDWDDELLGFFDIPRQMLPEIRPSSSPQPYGVTVETGPADGEIPITGILGDQQAAMVGQVCLQVGEAKNTYGTGNFLLLNTGEKIVRSDNGLLTTVCYQFGDAKPVYALEGSIAVTGSAVQWLRDQLGIISGASQSESLARQVDDNGGVYFVPAFSGLFAPYWRSDARGAIVGLSRFNTNAHVARATLEAICYQSRDVVDAMAADSGVPLEVLKVDGGITANDLCMQIQADVLDVDVVKPVVAETTALGAAYAAGLAVGFWDGEDDLRANWQEGKRWSPEWSDEQRADGYAGWQKAVHRTLDWVDVE from the coding sequence ATGGCCGACTTCGTCGCTGCAATCGACCAGGGCACCACCAGCACCCGGTGCATGATCTTCGATCACGACGGCGCCGAAGTGGGCCGTCACCAGCTCGAACACGAACAGCTGCTGCCGAAGGCGGGATGGGTCGAGCACAATCCCGTGGAGATCTGGGAGCGCACCGGCTCGGTGCTGGCCTCCGCGCTGAACGCGACCAAGCTCGCGACGACGGATCTGGCGGCGCTCGGTATCACCAACCAGCGCGAGACCTCGCTGGTGTGGAACCGCCACACCGGCCGGCCCTACTACAACGCGATCGTCTGGCAGGACACCCGCACCGACCGGATCGCCTCCGCTCTGGACCGCGACGGCCGCGGCGACGTGATCCGGCGCAAGGCAGGGTTGCCGCCGGCGACCTATTTCTCCGGCGGCAAGCTGCAGTGGCTGCTGGAGAACGTCGACGGGCTGCGGGCCGACGCCGAGAAGGGTGACGCGCTGTTCGGCACGACCGACACCTGGGTGCTGTGGAATCTGACCGGCGGGCACCGCGGCGGCGTGCACGTCACCGATGTCACCAACGCCAGCCGCACCATGCTGATGAATCTGGAGACCCTCGACTGGGACGACGAGCTGCTGGGGTTTTTCGACATCCCGCGCCAGATGCTGCCCGAGATCCGGCCCTCCTCGTCGCCGCAACCGTACGGGGTGACCGTCGAGACGGGTCCCGCCGACGGCGAGATTCCCATCACCGGCATCCTCGGCGATCAGCAAGCGGCGATGGTGGGTCAGGTCTGCCTCCAGGTCGGCGAGGCGAAAAACACCTACGGCACAGGCAATTTCCTGTTGTTGAACACCGGCGAGAAGATCGTCCGGTCCGACAACGGGCTGTTGACGACCGTCTGCTACCAGTTCGGGGACGCCAAACCTGTGTACGCCCTTGAGGGTTCGATCGCGGTCACCGGTTCGGCGGTGCAGTGGTTGCGCGACCAGCTCGGAATCATCAGCGGCGCCTCGCAGAGCGAGTCGCTGGCGCGTCAGGTCGACGACAACGGCGGCGTGTACTTCGTGCCCGCGTTCTCCGGTCTGTTCGCGCCGTACTGGCGCTCCGATGCGCGCGGCGCGATCGTCGGGCTGTCCCGGTTCAACACCAACGCCCACGTCGCGCGCGCCACCCTGGAGGCGATCTGCTACCAGAGCCGCGACGTCGTCGACGCGATGGCCGCCGATTCCGGTGTGCCCCTTGAGGTTCTGAAGGTCGACGGCGGGATCACGGCCAACGACCTGTGCATGCAGATCCAGGCCGACGTGCTCGACGTCGACGTCGTCAAGCCCGTCGTCGCCGAGACGACGGCGCTGGGCGCGGCGTACGCGGCGGGGCTGGCGGTCGGGTTCTGGGACGGCGAGGACGACCTGCGGGCGAACTGGCAGGAGGGCAAGCGGTGGTCACCGGAGTGGTCCGACGAGCAGCGCGCCGACGGCTACGCCGGTTGGCAGAAGGCGGTGCACCGCACGCTGGACTGGGTCGACGTCGAGTGA